A region from the Achromobacter seleniivolatilans genome encodes:
- a CDS encoding 1-deoxy-D-xylulose-5-phosphate reductoisomerase, with translation MRAFQRVVVLGSTGSVGESTLDVIARHPERLAVYGLSAYSRMERLAEQALACRAAVVVVPDAAARKKFIAAWTGAQPMPEIRVGAQALADTAADPQCDSVMAAIVGAAGLPAALAAARSGKRVLLANKEALVAAGSLFMQAIRDNGAELLPIDSEHNAIFQCMPHGGKAGAPEAPAPGVRRLLLTASGGPFRGRDLKDLQDVTPAQACAHPNWSMGRKISVDSATMLNKGLEVIEAHWLFAMPADRIEVVVHPQSVVHSMVEYDDGSVLAQLGQPDMRTPIAYGLGFPDRLQSGVGLLDLTRVGRLDFEKPDLARFPCLDLSFAALRAGQSACVALNAANEVAVDAFLSGRLAYTWIPRVIEASLEWQGRQASVTLNSLDDVLALDAEARIFAGNLGLA, from the coding sequence TTGAGGGCTTTTCAACGCGTCGTCGTGCTGGGGTCGACCGGTTCGGTCGGTGAAAGCACTCTGGATGTGATTGCGCGACACCCTGAACGGTTGGCCGTATACGGGCTGTCCGCGTATAGCCGGATGGAGCGTTTGGCCGAGCAGGCCCTGGCCTGCCGAGCGGCTGTCGTGGTGGTGCCTGATGCGGCCGCCCGCAAGAAATTCATTGCCGCCTGGACGGGCGCCCAGCCTATGCCGGAGATCCGCGTCGGCGCGCAGGCGCTGGCCGATACCGCAGCAGACCCGCAGTGTGACTCTGTTATGGCGGCAATTGTGGGGGCTGCGGGCTTGCCCGCCGCGCTGGCAGCAGCCCGCAGCGGTAAGCGCGTGTTGTTGGCAAATAAGGAAGCCTTGGTCGCGGCTGGCTCCCTTTTCATGCAGGCAATTCGCGACAACGGCGCTGAACTTCTTCCAATTGATAGCGAACATAACGCCATTTTCCAGTGCATGCCGCACGGGGGCAAGGCCGGGGCGCCCGAGGCGCCCGCGCCAGGGGTACGCCGTCTGCTTCTGACAGCATCCGGCGGTCCGTTCCGTGGCCGGGACCTGAAAGACCTGCAAGACGTGACGCCTGCGCAGGCTTGCGCCCATCCAAACTGGAGCATGGGCCGCAAGATTTCCGTCGATTCCGCCACCATGCTCAACAAGGGCTTGGAAGTCATCGAGGCGCATTGGTTGTTTGCCATGCCAGCTGATCGCATCGAAGTGGTGGTGCATCCGCAAAGCGTGGTGCATTCGATGGTGGAATATGACGATGGATCGGTGCTGGCGCAGTTGGGGCAGCCCGATATGCGCACACCGATTGCCTACGGACTGGGTTTTCCAGACCGCCTGCAAAGCGGCGTGGGGCTGCTGGATCTGACGCGTGTGGGGCGGCTGGACTTTGAAAAGCCCGATCTGGCGCGCTTCCCCTGTCTGGACCTGTCTTTTGCAGCGTTGCGGGCAGGGCAGAGCGCCTGCGTGGCCTTGAATGCAGCCAATGAAGTTGCCGTCGATGCGTTTTTGAGCGGCCGTCTGGCGTATACCTGGATTCCGCGCGTCATTGAGGCATCCCTGGAGTGGCAGGGGCGGCAAGCTTCTGTTACGCTCAACAGTCTTGACGATGTGCTTGCGCTTGACGCGGAAGCCCGCATCTTTGCAGGTAACCTAGGGCTGGCCTGA
- a CDS encoding phosphatidate cytidylyltransferase, whose protein sequence is MLGQRIVTAVILLAILAAAMISANPWWFVALLALAAACANWEWLRLTLPQPPSPLISVGIAALLFGGMLALTSAWLTGDGTVVADPAWVLYYVVPAVAAVWLFGGVTAVVRGNSSAAPASLGWSLFSVPAAFAAWAVLAQMFMARGAGFVVSLLALVWVADIAAYFAGRAFGKRKLAPRVSPGKTIEGAIAGVLGAVVWIGLSSLWAGSFGHALVERWTFWLALPIAALLGVLSIVGDLFESLLKRRAGRKDSSTLLPGHGGVYDRIDAILPVAPFALLLSGVLF, encoded by the coding sequence ATGTTGGGCCAGCGTATCGTTACCGCCGTCATTCTGTTGGCCATTCTGGCCGCAGCCATGATCAGCGCCAACCCCTGGTGGTTTGTTGCCCTGCTGGCGCTGGCCGCCGCTTGCGCCAACTGGGAGTGGCTCCGCCTGACATTGCCGCAACCGCCTTCCCCCCTAATTTCCGTTGGTATCGCCGCGCTGTTGTTTGGCGGGATGCTGGCGCTGACGTCCGCCTGGCTGACGGGTGATGGCACGGTTGTGGCCGATCCCGCCTGGGTGCTGTATTACGTTGTGCCTGCCGTTGCCGCCGTGTGGCTGTTTGGCGGCGTGACTGCCGTGGTCCGCGGGAATTCCAGCGCGGCGCCAGCCAGTCTGGGCTGGTCGCTCTTCTCCGTGCCCGCAGCGTTTGCGGCCTGGGCTGTATTGGCGCAGATGTTCATGGCGCGTGGGGCAGGGTTCGTAGTGTCGCTGCTGGCGCTGGTCTGGGTGGCAGATATTGCCGCGTACTTTGCCGGTCGCGCATTCGGCAAGCGTAAACTGGCCCCGAGGGTCAGCCCTGGAAAGACGATTGAAGGTGCGATTGCCGGCGTTCTGGGCGCCGTGGTGTGGATCGGCCTGTCCAGTTTGTGGGCGGGCTCGTTTGGCCATGCGCTGGTGGAGCGCTGGACGTTTTGGCTAGCCTTGCCTATCGCGGCGTTGCTGGGCGTGTTGTCCATTGTTGGAGATCTGTTCGAGTCGCTGCTCAAGCGCAGGGCGGGGCGCAAGGACTCCAGCACGCTGCTGCCCGGTCATGGCGGCGTTTATGACCGCATCGACGCAATCCTTCCGGTTGCGCCGTTTGCGCTACTTTTGTCTGGAGTGCTGTTTTGA